The DNA window GAATGAGTGCTGCTAGTGGATGGCTCTTTTGTCTGGGAGCAATTTCTTTCCAATAATCCTCTAATAGCTCATGGCATTCAAAATAATCGTATGTGTCATTAAATTCTTTTAAAAAATGAACAAAACTAGGATGAAATGTGGGGTGCAATACAATCACCTTTCCTCTATAATAGTGTTAAAAACCGAATAATAGGTGGAGTTTTATGTCTTATGAAGTAAAAACAGAAGCATTTGAAGGGCCTCTCGATTTATTATTGCATTTAATAAATCGTTTGGAAATAGATATATATGATATTAAAATGGCAGAAATAACAACACAGTATATGGACCATATACATGCTATGAGAGTTTTAGAGCTTAACGAAGCAAGTGAATATCTAGTAATGGCCGCTACGCTATTGTCCATTAAAAGTAAAATGCTTCTCCCCATTCATCAAGATGATGAGATGGATGATGATTTTGATATCAACTTGAATGATCCGCGGGACGAGTTAGTACTCAAATTAATAGAGTATAAAAAGTACAAAGAAGCTGCTAATAGTTTACAAGAGATGGAGGAAACTCGTAATCTCTTTTACACACGGCCACCTACAGATTTAAGTGGATACCAAAGTAATCAACAACTTGCCTTATTTGAACTTGACGTCAATGTGTATGACATGCTTGGAGCATTTCAAAAAATGCTTCGAAGAAAACAATTGAACGCTCCGCTCCATACACGAATTAGTAAACAAGAAGTATCGATAAAAGATCAAATGAAAAATGTCATTGCCACACTCAAGCAAAGTGGGGGAAGATTATCTTTTTACGAGCTTTTTCCAACAAGAGATAAAACTACGATAGTTACGACGTTTCTATCTTTGCTCGAGCTTATGAAACGTCAGATTGTACAAGTGGAGCAAAAAAGTAATTTTGAAGATTTATTTGTTCACTTGCGAAAGGAAGATATAGGTAGTGAATTCGAAGACGAAATTGAAGAGTAGTATAGAGAGCTTGCTTTTTGTAAGTGGAGAAGATGGTTTAACAAAAAAGCAGCTAGCTTTTTTAACAGAATCAACGGAAGAACAAGTAGCAGAAGCTATAGATAATATGATAATGGCTTATGAAGACAATGAAAATCGAGGAATACAAATTAAGCAACTAGCAGGTACTTTTCAGTTTGTGACAAAAGAAGAAAATGTTGCATGTATTCAGAAATTAGTAGAAAATCCTACGACGCAATCTCTATCACAAGCCTCTCTGGAAGTATTGGCGATAATCTCCTATAAACAGCCGATTACAAGAGTGGAGATTGAAGATATTCGTGGAGTGAAGTCCGAACGACCAATACATACATTGTCTGCTAAAGGGCTTGTTCAAGAGGTTGGACGCGCAGAGGGAACAGGCAGAGCTATTTTGTATGGTACAACAAATGAATTTCTTCAATATTTTGGTTTAAAAGATATTCATGGACTTCCACCATTACCGGAGGATGTAGCTGTAGATGAGATGGAAGACACGGATCTTTTTATGACGAAGTTTCAAGAAGCATTTGAAGGATAGAAATAATATAAAGAGGAGTATTTTCTATTTATAAAAAAGCGCTGATTCTATTTTTGTTTTTTTTGATTTGGAACGTTAACGATGCGGAGGCTTCCTCTTCATATGCAGTAATTGATGCAAAAACAGGCAGATTATTAGAAGGAAGCAATGTAGATGCGGAACTGCCAATAGCGAGCCTTACAAAGGTTTGGACTGCATTAACGGTGCTTGATAACGCTTCGTTGGATGAAGAAGTAACTATTTCTTCTAATGCTGCCATTCAAGAAGGTTCTTCTTTGTATTTACAAGCTGGGGAAGTGTGGACAGTTAATTCGTTATTGCATGGTCTTCTTTTGCAATCTGGAAATGACGCTGCATATGCCCTTGCGGAACATACAGGGGGATCACTAGAAGGCTTTACAAAAATGATGAATGAAAAAATACAGCTTGCAGGATTAGAGAATGCACACTTTACAAATCCATCAGGACTCCATCATGATGATCATTATGCCTCTGCATTAGATATGGCAAATATGTTCCGTTTGGCGCTACAAAATGAGGAGTTTAACAAAATTGCATCAGCCAAAACCTTTAAACCAAAAGAACGCGCTGTTATTTGGCGTAATAAGCATAGATTATTGCATGAAAATGATCACGCAGTTGCAGGAAAAACTGGATATACGAAAAGAGCAGGGCGTACGCTCGTCACTTACTTTAAGGATAAAGAAAAAGAAGTGATCGTTGTCACTTTAAATCATTCAAATGACTGGGCTACTCATACCGCTCTTGCAGAACAAATTTTCCAAAACTATGATGTCGTAAAAGTAGTAGAAAAAGGGAAGTATCGCCTCTTTCAAAAGGATATAATTGAAGTCAATAAGGATTATTATTTATTGTTAAATGAAGAAGAACAAAAAAAGGTAAATAATGTGCTGTTAATTCCTCGAAAAGCCAGTGTAAAAAATCCATATTTGTGGAACGTTACAATAGACAATCAAGTCGCTCTGCGTTTTAATGTGAAGAAAATAAAGTAGAATAATCTGGAAGACAGTTTTTACAAAAGACTGTCTTCTTTTATTTTGCTGGAAAGTGTGACATAATTCAGTCATGTAACTGGAAAGAATGGACGAGGTGAATGTGTTGGAAAGATTACAAAAAGTACTTGCACATGCAGGTGTAGCATCGAGAAGAAAAGCGGAAGAATTAATCCTTCAAGGAAAAGTGAAAGTGAACGGAAAAGTTATTACGGAACTAGGAACAAAAGTTTCGAATTCGGATACGGTAGAAGTTGAAGGAGTAAAATTAGAAAAAGAACAAAAAGTGTACTATTTACTCTATAAACCAAGAGGTGTAATATCAGCAGTTTCAGATGACAAAGGTAGGAAAACAGTGACAGATTTATTACCACTGCATATAAAAGAACGTGTTTACCCAGTTGGTAGACTCGATTACGAAACATCTGGTTTATTACTACTGACGAATGATGGCGATTTTTCGTATGCATTAACGCATCCAAAATTTAAAGTGGATAAGACATATGTTGCAAGAGTAAAAGGAATTCCTTTGAAAGAACAGTTAAGACCTTTAGAGCGTGGAATCGTTTTAGAAGATGGAAAAACGGCTCCTGCTAAAGTGAAGTTATTATCCGGAGAAAGAAAAACGAATAAAGCAATAGTAGAGATAACCATTCATGAAGGAAAAAATAGACAAGTGCGTCGTATGTTTGATGCTATTGGTTTTCCTGTGCAAAAATTAAAACGCGAAAGATTTGGCTTTTTAACATTACATGGCCTAAATGCTGGTGATTGGCGCGAATTAACAACACATGAAATAAAACAGCTTCGCGTGTTAGCTGAAACTGGGAAAATAGGTAACTGATCTAAAAAGTTCACAAACCATTCAAATGTAGTCCTTTTCTGATAGGTTTATTTTGGTATAATATTGACGATTATGCATGGACTGGAGGAAAAAGAGTGGCTCAATCGAAAAAGCAACGATTTTATATTCGAACTTTTATTTTGGTAGTGCTTACAATTGCTATTGTATTTACTGTATATTCAAACTTGACAAAAGATAAAAATGCAGTTTTACAAGTTGGCGATAAAGCACCGGATTTCGTATTAGTTGATATGGAAGGTAATGAACATAAACTTTCTGATTATAAAGGGCAAGGGGTATTTTTAAATTTTTGGGGAACTTGGTGTAAGCCATGTGCCAAAGAAATGCCTGCTATGGACAATCAATTTAATGTATACAAAGATCAAGGAGTTCAAACATTTGCAATTAATATTGGTGAATCAGATTTAAAAGTAAATAGCTTTGCGAATCGCTATAAATTATCATTTCCTATTGCAATCGATCGAAATAAGAGCGTGATGGAATCATATAATATCGACCCTTTGCCAACAACATTTTTAATAAATCCTGAAGGGAAAATTGAAAAGATTATTAAAGGTGAAATGACAGAGCAAGACATAGCGAATTTTATGGAACAAATTAAACCTTCCTAAAGGAGTCTTATAAATGGACAAGATAGTTTGTACATGTGGACATGTTAATCCAGTTGGCACAGAATTGTGTGAAAGCTGTGGGCGTCCTTTAAATCAAGAGACAAAAGATAAGAAATTGGTAGATATGAGGTATGAAGGATCTGCCAGACGATCACAAACATACAACAAAACAATTATTGATAAAATTTGGAATTTCTTTTCGAGTGTAAAAGTAGGTATGTGGATAATTGTAGCTATTTTAATTGCAGCAGCAATTGGTACTATACTTCCTCAAGTGTTTTATGTACCCGCAGTTAATGAAGAAGAAATTGCAGCATATTATGAAAGAATTTACGGGACTTTTGGAACAATTTATTACGAGCTTGGATTATCCGATTTGTATAGCTCTTGGTGGTTCCAAGGACTAGTTGGAATGTTAGGTATTTCTTTGGTAATTGCGAGTTTAGATAGAGTTATCCCGCTTTATAAATCACTTAAAAAACAGAAAACCAAAAGACATATTAGTTTTTTGACTCGCCAACGTGTTTATGGAACGGGAGAAGTGGATTCTCCGATCAAATCTATTGAACAAGCGGAAGAAAAGTTGAAAAAAATGCGCTATAAAGTGAAACGTGAAGGAAATGCTATCTTAGCTGAGAAAGGTCGTTTTTCCCGCTGGGGCCCATATGTGAACCATCTAGGTCTTATATTGTTCTTATTTGGTGTCATGCTTCGAGCACTACCAGGTTTCTATGTAGATGAGACAATGTGGTTACGTGAAGGAGAAACGTTATATATTCCAAAAACAGATGGTTATTTCTTAGAAAGTAAGGAATTCATTTATGAAACTTATACGAAGGAAGAATCGGAAGAAGTATATGGCGCTGCTCTAGATCGTGTTGGTAGCATAGCAAAGAACTATCAATCAGATGTCGCTTTGTATAAAGGACCAGAAGATGCAGTTGCAGGACAACCAGAAGATTTGGCTTTTGTAAAAGAAGAATCTATTCAAGTAAATAAGCCATTGAAATTCGATCATTTTTCTGTTTTTCAAATGGATTTCCGTCTAGATGAACTGAAATCAATGACGTTCCAGTTACAGGACAAAGAAACGGCAGATTCGTTTGGGGAATTTACAATTGATTTAGCAAATCCTCAAACCGAATATAAATTGCAAAATGGCTATAAAGTTGAAATTCTAGATTACTATGCTGACTTTACTGGTTTTGAAGAAGGCGTGCCACAATCAAAGTCGCCAATTCCAAACAATCCGGCATTTTTAGTGAAAATGTATAGTCCTGAATATCCTAAAGGTGAAACTAGTTTCGTTATGATTAAAGAAACTTTGGAACCGCTTGGAGAAAACAAACATAAAATTGCCTTCCAAAGCGTAGAAACAAGAGACGTTTCAGGATTAACGGTTCGAAAAGATTTAACACTTCCTATTCTTGCACTTGGCGGTCTTATCTTTATGATTGGGGTAGCACAAGGGTCTTATTGGAACCATCGTCGTATTTGGATTCAGCTACTAGAAAATGGACAAGTTGTAGTAGCAGCCCATACGAATAAAAACTGGCTCAGTGTTAAAAAGGATTTAGATGAAGTTTCAAAAGTTTCAAATCTCCCACAATATGAAGATCAACAAGACATAGATTCCAAAGAGGAAAAAGAGGAAGGGGTATAACAAGATGGTTTCATTAAGTAGTAATTTACTATTTATTGCATTCGTAGCTTATTTAATAGGGACATTTTTATTTGGTGGTGCAGTTAGATCCTCTAGTTCAGAATCAACTAAGTCCTATGCTCGTTGGGGAAAAATGGCGATTATTGTAACGATAATTGGATTTGTATCCAACTTAGGATATTTCATTACTAGATGGATTGCAGCTGGACATGCGCCAGTTAGTAACTTATTTGAATTTACAACTGCATTTGGAATGATGGTTGTAGGTGCGTTTATTTTAATTTATTTTATTTATAAAACGCCTGCTCTTGGTCTATTTGCTTTACCAATTGCAGTATTAATCATTGCATACGCGAGTATGTTCCCTAAAGAAATTACACCGTTAATCCCTGCACTTAAGAGTTATTGGTTAACGATTCACGTAATTACGGCAGCACTAGGTGAATCAATTTTAGCAATTAGTGCGGTTGCAGGGTTTATTTGGTTATTAAAAAATATTGATATGACGAAAAAAACGAAACAACGATTTTGGATTGAAGCTGTAATGTATCTGCTAATACTTGTTGTTGGATTTGTTGTAGCACAAACAAGTTTTGCAATTGCAGATTATAAAGCAGAGTATTCATATGTAAGTAAAGACGAAACGGAGCATACGATTGAATATAATATGCCAGCATTATTTGGTATGAATCAATCTGTAGCACTTACTGAAAATGCATTTGAGCCTCTTGCTGAGATGCCTCCACTTGTAAACGCAAAGAAATTAACAACCGTTACTTGGGCAATTTTATTTGGTACAGTTATCTATTTATTATTAAGATTAATCCTACGTAAGCGTCTTGCTGCTGTCTTACAACCATTGGCTAAAAAGGCGAACTCTCAGCTAATGGATGAAATTGGATATCGGGCTGTATTGATTGGTTTCCCTGTATTTACGCTAGGTGCACTAATCTTCGCAATGATTTGGGCACATGAAGCTTGGTCACGTTTCTGGGGCTGGGATCCAAAAGAAGTGTGGGCACTTATTACATGGCTATTCTATGCATTATTCTTGCATCTTCGTCTTTCAAAAGGCTGGCAAGGTGAGAAGTCAGCTTGGATTGCATTAATAGGATTTATCATTATCATGTTTAACTTAATTGCTGTCAACTTAATTATTGCTGGGCTTCACTCCTACGCGTAATTGTTACATTTATAAGAAAAGCTCTTAACTCTTATACTAAAGAGTTAAGAGCTTTTCTTTCATTTTAGTAAGAGTAACTGTACAATATATATTAGATGTTGAAGAAGGGTATGATAATCTATGTCTGAAATGATAAAACTTTTAGTAGTAGATGATGAAGAACGTATTCGTCGTTTATTGAAAATGTACTTAGAAAGAGAAGGTTATGCTGTAGAAGAAGCAGAAAATGGTGAGGTTGCTTTACAACTTGCACTAGAAAATGAATATAATTGTATATTATTAGATATCATGATGCCTGAAAAGGATGGTATTGAAGTAATTACTGAGCTAAGAGAGCATAAAGAAACCCCAATCATATTGTTAACAGCAAAAGGGGAAGAAGCAAACCGCGTAGAAGGCTTTGAATTAGGGGCAGACGATTATATCGTAAAACCTTTTAGCCCAAGAGAAGTTGTATTACGTGTAAAAGCTCTTATCAAGCGATCATCTGCGTTTTCTCCAACGCAAGGGACTTCAGTCTCGAAAGATATCGTAGTATTCCCACATCTTACCATTGATCATGATGCACATCGTGTTACTGCTGATGGTGTTGAGGTAAGTTTAACTCCGAAAGAATATGAGTTACTTTATTTCTTAGCGAAAGCACCTGATAAAGTATTCGATCGTGAACAATTACTAAAAGAAGTTTGGCATTATGATTTCTTTGGAGATTTGAGAACAGTAGATACACATGTGAAACGTTTACGAGAGAAGTTAAACAGAGTATCCGAAAAATCAGCGAAGATGATTGTGACTGTTTGGGGTGTAGGCTATAAATTTGAGGTAGTCAATGAATAGAATTTGGAATAGTGTTGTCGGGAAGCTATGGGGAACCATATTGCTTCTCGTCTTATTTGTGTTGTTTATAGTCACGGTATTAATGCTGGAATTTTTGGAAGATTTCCATACGCAACAGGCGGAGGAGTCACTTAGACAAGAAGCTGCTACCATTGGGAAGATAGTGGAACAGCATGATGAAGTAGAAGACTCCCTGGAAATCATCCAAGATATTTTGGGTTCTGAAACGAATGCCTTAATTGTCCGAAACTCCGAATCTGTCTTTTTATCTGTCCATGAAGGACTAAATAAAGACGTAATTAAAGACAAGATTTTAGATGATAAGGATCTTGCTAAAATCTATACTTCTGATAAAACGATTATTAAAAAGACGCTTATGCCTTCCATGACTTTTGAAGATCGGATGGAAAACTATATTATTCTTGCTTCTCCTTTAGAATCGGACAAAAAAAAACATGGAGCAGTATTTATTTATCAAAGTTTAGAAGTAGTGAATAAGACTTCAAATAGTACGACAAAAATAGTCTTTTTATCTGGTTTTATTGCATTGTTATTAACAACTATGTTCACCTTCTTTTTAACCTCTCGAATTACATCTCCTCTGCGAAGTATGAGAGAAGCAGCATTGGAATTAGCAAAAGGAAACTTTGAAACGAAAGTTCCATATCTTCAAAGAGATGAAATTGGGGAGCTGGGCTCTGCTTTTAACCGAATGGGAAGACAGTTAAAGCACCATGTGGAAGTGATTAATCAAGAAAAAGAACAACTTTCTAGTATTCTTACATCTATGACAGATGCTGTCATTACATTTAACAAAGATTTTAAAGTTATTGTCAGTAATCCTCAAGCAGACCAGCTCTTTCAAAAATGGTATGCTAACAATGAAACAACCAATAATTCCCATTTGCCTGCAGAGTTACATCATCTACTCGATCATGTATTTAACTTGGAGGAAGAAATAGATGAAGAATTAGAGATTAAAGGAGCCTATTTCTCCGTTTCTATTAGTCTTCTGTATAGTAAAGACTCTGTTCGTGGAGCAGTAGTAGTTCTTAGAGATATGACGGAACAACATCGTTTGGATAAGATGCGATCCGATTTTATTGCTAATGTCTCGCATGAGCTAAGAACACCTATTTCCATGTTACAAGGATATAGTGAAGCAATTATAGATGATGTAGTAACGACAGAAGAAGACAAAAACGAAATGATACGTGTTATTTATGATGAGTCGAAACGAATGGGAAGATTAGTGACAGAGCTACTCGATCTAGCTCGATTGGAGTCCGGGTATTTAAGTATTTACAAAGAAGAAGTTTCCATTATTCCAACGATTGAACGTATTACTCAAAAGTTTGATCAAATTGCAAAAGAAAAAAATATACAATTGGCGTTTGAACATACACTATCAGAAGGACTTTATTTACAAATTGATGAAGATCGCATGGAGCAGGTTCTTACTAATTTAATAGATAATGCTCTTCGACATACACCAGATGACGGGGCCGTCACGGTTAAATTAGCACATGTAAATCAGCAAATTACGATTGAAGTAGCGGATACAGGATATGGTATTCCGAAAGAAGACCTTCCGTATGTATTTGAACGTTTTTACAAAGCAGATAAAGCAAGAACGAGAGGGAAGAGTGGAACTGGGCTTGGACTTGCAATAGCTAAAAATATTGTGGAAAGACATAATGGTTCTTTGTCTGTTGAAAGCGAAGTTGGCATTGGGACGACATTCGTTATTAAATTACCTTTAAGTTAGTGAAACAAAACTGTACATGAAACGACTAATTGAAAGAACGGGGGGAGCATATGAATGACTCCGTTTTCCACCGCTTGTATGATAGTTATCATCAAGACGTTTTTCAGTTTTTGATCTATTTAGTGAAAAATAGACAAACTGCGGAAGACCTGGTCCAAGAGGTATATGTTCGTGTGTTAAGAGCTTATAGTAAATTCGAAGGAAAAAGTTCGGAAAAAACCTGGTTATTTTCAATTGCTAAGAATGTAGCAATTGATCATTTTAGAAAACATGCGGTTAGGAAGAAAAGATTGTTTGATTCGTTTGATTGGGAGACCATGCAGCTCGCTTCTACAGACATGCTTCCAGAAGATTTAGTGCAGTTAAATGATGAAATGAAAACTTTACTGATTGCTTTAGATGAATGTACGGGTGACCAAAAGATGGTCATTATTATGCGTTATTTTCAAGAGCTTTCGATTGCGGAGACAGCCCAAATATTAAATTGGACAGAAGGTAAAGTGAAGACAACACAGCATCGTGCAGTAAAAGCACTTCGTCAACGGTTATCTGTAAAAGAAAAGGAGGGTAATGTTCATCATGAGTAACATGGAAAACGAAGATCGCATCTTAGATGAGCTTTTAAGTAACATGCCCAAATTTACAGATCATCGTCCTAAGGAAGAAGTGTTAATGAGGGTACAAACAGAACTAGAAGGTCACAAGATTGAAGATAAAAGAAATAAAGTTAGCGGCTCTGTATCTAGATGGATGCCTTTAGTCGTTTCAGTTGCTTCCGTTATTTTGTTAACTTTTCTTGTCTCCTCTTATATAAATGAAGAAACGACGATGAAAGAAGAAAGTAAGGCTGACCGATCTTC is part of the Psychrobacillus sp. FSL H8-0483 genome and encodes:
- a CDS encoding segregation/condensation protein A, whose protein sequence is MSYEVKTEAFEGPLDLLLHLINRLEIDIYDIKMAEITTQYMDHIHAMRVLELNEASEYLVMAATLLSIKSKMLLPIHQDDEMDDDFDINLNDPRDELVLKLIEYKKYKEAANSLQEMEETRNLFYTRPPTDLSGYQSNQQLALFELDVNVYDMLGAFQKMLRRKQLNAPLHTRISKQEVSIKDQMKNVIATLKQSGGRLSFYELFPTRDKTTIVTTFLSLLELMKRQIVQVEQKSNFEDLFVHLRKEDIGSEFEDEIEE
- the scpB gene encoding SMC-Scp complex subunit ScpB; this encodes MNSKTKLKSSIESLLFVSGEDGLTKKQLAFLTESTEEQVAEAIDNMIMAYEDNENRGIQIKQLAGTFQFVTKEENVACIQKLVENPTTQSLSQASLEVLAIISYKQPITRVEIEDIRGVKSERPIHTLSAKGLVQEVGRAEGTGRAILYGTTNEFLQYFGLKDIHGLPPLPEDVAVDEMEDTDLFMTKFQEAFEG
- a CDS encoding D-alanyl-D-alanine carboxypeptidase family protein, which translates into the protein MFFLIWNVNDAEASSSYAVIDAKTGRLLEGSNVDAELPIASLTKVWTALTVLDNASLDEEVTISSNAAIQEGSSLYLQAGEVWTVNSLLHGLLLQSGNDAAYALAEHTGGSLEGFTKMMNEKIQLAGLENAHFTNPSGLHHDDHYASALDMANMFRLALQNEEFNKIASAKTFKPKERAVIWRNKHRLLHENDHAVAGKTGYTKRAGRTLVTYFKDKEKEVIVVTLNHSNDWATHTALAEQIFQNYDVVKVVEKGKYRLFQKDIIEVNKDYYLLLNEEEQKKVNNVLLIPRKASVKNPYLWNVTIDNQVALRFNVKKIK
- a CDS encoding pseudouridine synthase; amino-acid sequence: MERLQKVLAHAGVASRRKAEELILQGKVKVNGKVITELGTKVSNSDTVEVEGVKLEKEQKVYYLLYKPRGVISAVSDDKGRKTVTDLLPLHIKERVYPVGRLDYETSGLLLLTNDGDFSYALTHPKFKVDKTYVARVKGIPLKEQLRPLERGIVLEDGKTAPAKVKLLSGERKTNKAIVEITIHEGKNRQVRRMFDAIGFPVQKLKRERFGFLTLHGLNAGDWRELTTHEIKQLRVLAETGKIGN
- the resA gene encoding thiol-disulfide oxidoreductase ResA produces the protein MAQSKKQRFYIRTFILVVLTIAIVFTVYSNLTKDKNAVLQVGDKAPDFVLVDMEGNEHKLSDYKGQGVFLNFWGTWCKPCAKEMPAMDNQFNVYKDQGVQTFAINIGESDLKVNSFANRYKLSFPIAIDRNKSVMESYNIDPLPTTFLINPEGKIEKIIKGEMTEQDIANFMEQIKPS
- a CDS encoding cytochrome c biogenesis protein ResB, which encodes MDKIVCTCGHVNPVGTELCESCGRPLNQETKDKKLVDMRYEGSARRSQTYNKTIIDKIWNFFSSVKVGMWIIVAILIAAAIGTILPQVFYVPAVNEEEIAAYYERIYGTFGTIYYELGLSDLYSSWWFQGLVGMLGISLVIASLDRVIPLYKSLKKQKTKRHISFLTRQRVYGTGEVDSPIKSIEQAEEKLKKMRYKVKREGNAILAEKGRFSRWGPYVNHLGLILFLFGVMLRALPGFYVDETMWLREGETLYIPKTDGYFLESKEFIYETYTKEESEEVYGAALDRVGSIAKNYQSDVALYKGPEDAVAGQPEDLAFVKEESIQVNKPLKFDHFSVFQMDFRLDELKSMTFQLQDKETADSFGEFTIDLANPQTEYKLQNGYKVEILDYYADFTGFEEGVPQSKSPIPNNPAFLVKMYSPEYPKGETSFVMIKETLEPLGENKHKIAFQSVETRDVSGLTVRKDLTLPILALGGLIFMIGVAQGSYWNHRRIWIQLLENGQVVVAAHTNKNWLSVKKDLDEVSKVSNLPQYEDQQDIDSKEEKEEGV
- the ccsB gene encoding c-type cytochrome biogenesis protein CcsB yields the protein MVSLSSNLLFIAFVAYLIGTFLFGGAVRSSSSESTKSYARWGKMAIIVTIIGFVSNLGYFITRWIAAGHAPVSNLFEFTTAFGMMVVGAFILIYFIYKTPALGLFALPIAVLIIAYASMFPKEITPLIPALKSYWLTIHVITAALGESILAISAVAGFIWLLKNIDMTKKTKQRFWIEAVMYLLILVVGFVVAQTSFAIADYKAEYSYVSKDETEHTIEYNMPALFGMNQSVALTENAFEPLAEMPPLVNAKKLTTVTWAILFGTVIYLLLRLILRKRLAAVLQPLAKKANSQLMDEIGYRAVLIGFPVFTLGALIFAMIWAHEAWSRFWGWDPKEVWALITWLFYALFLHLRLSKGWQGEKSAWIALIGFIIIMFNLIAVNLIIAGLHSYA
- a CDS encoding response regulator transcription factor, with product MSEMIKLLVVDDEERIRRLLKMYLEREGYAVEEAENGEVALQLALENEYNCILLDIMMPEKDGIEVITELREHKETPIILLTAKGEEANRVEGFELGADDYIVKPFSPREVVLRVKALIKRSSAFSPTQGTSVSKDIVVFPHLTIDHDAHRVTADGVEVSLTPKEYELLYFLAKAPDKVFDREQLLKEVWHYDFFGDLRTVDTHVKRLREKLNRVSEKSAKMIVTVWGVGYKFEVVNE
- a CDS encoding ATP-binding protein, whose translation is MNRIWNSVVGKLWGTILLLVLFVLFIVTVLMLEFLEDFHTQQAEESLRQEAATIGKIVEQHDEVEDSLEIIQDILGSETNALIVRNSESVFLSVHEGLNKDVIKDKILDDKDLAKIYTSDKTIIKKTLMPSMTFEDRMENYIILASPLESDKKKHGAVFIYQSLEVVNKTSNSTTKIVFLSGFIALLLTTMFTFFLTSRITSPLRSMREAALELAKGNFETKVPYLQRDEIGELGSAFNRMGRQLKHHVEVINQEKEQLSSILTSMTDAVITFNKDFKVIVSNPQADQLFQKWYANNETTNNSHLPAELHHLLDHVFNLEEEIDEELEIKGAYFSVSISLLYSKDSVRGAVVVLRDMTEQHRLDKMRSDFIANVSHELRTPISMLQGYSEAIIDDVVTTEEDKNEMIRVIYDESKRMGRLVTELLDLARLESGYLSIYKEEVSIIPTIERITQKFDQIAKEKNIQLAFEHTLSEGLYLQIDEDRMEQVLTNLIDNALRHTPDDGAVTVKLAHVNQQITIEVADTGYGIPKEDLPYVFERFYKADKARTRGKSGTGLGLAIAKNIVERHNGSLSVESEVGIGTTFVIKLPLS
- the sigX gene encoding RNA polymerase sigma factor SigX, which codes for MNDSVFHRLYDSYHQDVFQFLIYLVKNRQTAEDLVQEVYVRVLRAYSKFEGKSSEKTWLFSIAKNVAIDHFRKHAVRKKRLFDSFDWETMQLASTDMLPEDLVQLNDEMKTLLIALDECTGDQKMVIIMRYFQELSIAETAQILNWTEGKVKTTQHRAVKALRQRLSVKEKEGNVHHE